One region of Emys orbicularis isolate rEmyOrb1 chromosome 4, rEmyOrb1.hap1, whole genome shotgun sequence genomic DNA includes:
- the C4H15orf62 gene encoding uncharacterized protein C15orf62 homolog, mitochondrial, protein MDTWRRGSIKSTTFFKRLSFRRHKKLGNQVIILNQNSQTLENNGQYKREPLRDLKDKSEYLLCKSEQNLAQAQAPPKPPRLYLDSSSCPNIIDHTESHSTAISFSSVTPQYHKGTQTHGTNSHTVQATDCGTSETGSDPFLSFKVDLGLSLLEDVLQTLRKQNPRDYAA, encoded by the coding sequence ATGGATACTTGGCGGAGAGGATCCATTAAATCCACAACGTTCTTCAAGCGTCTTTCGTTCAGGAGGCATAAAAAGCTGGGTAATCAAGTCATTATTTTGAATCAGAACAGCCAGACACTTGAGAACAATGGACAGTACAAGAGGGAACCACTAAGAGACCTGAAGGATAAATCAGAGTACCTGTTATGTAAGAGTGAGCAAAATCTAGCTCAGGCACAGGCACCTCCTAAGCCACCCCGGCTGTATCTGGACAGTTCCAGCTGCCCCAACATAATTGACCACACAGAGTCTCACTCTACAGCCATCTCCTTTTCCAGTGTCACCCCTCAGTACCATAAGGGGACACAAACACACGGGACTAACTCCCACACGGTCCAGGCTACAGACTGTGGGACCTCTGAAACAGGCTCTGATCCCTTCCTTTCCTTCAAAGTGGACTTGGGGCTATCACTCCTTGAGGATGTTCTGCAGACTCTCAGGAAACAGAATCCAAGAGATTACGCAGCTTGA